In Janibacter sp. CX7, a single genomic region encodes these proteins:
- a CDS encoding DUF3352 domain-containing protein, whose translation MSQPPFGHQPPQPGYGQQPPPGYGQQPPPPPGYGQQHPGYGAPSGQPAYGQPFQQTPGGQPQQPGQWGHQPPPQQQQGGSKALKWGAFGAAGVVALGVVTGGAVLAYNKIGGGGAQPEAALPASAIAFAKVDLDPSADQKVDAFRFARKFPGMRDSLDGVDENGDLRKEIFDAIKEDGGLEGVDYAQDVEPWLGQRFGVAILPPADGAQEPGVVVALASTDEDAAKQGLSKVTGSEGGYCSVQPDFAICGEEQSVVDKAVNDAKGSALADSDTFSQDMDDLGEDGMVTGWMDMSKAGDITQSTLGASAQTTQQGRLATALRFDGPTLELAGRMNGLPAGSVPNGDGTSVGDLPADTLGAVAVTGLDDALRKAWPEIDKNARTALGDDWQSGIDSFTSETGLSVPEDVAKAVGSDTAVAVGPNADEPKVALVTNGDKGLIDKLTGSMTSSTGDAPPVTVKDAGDGRTVVATPAGYADEIANGSGLGDSDAFKDAVPDADKAGSVAYVDISKAVELWGGDMDAEDKENIEPLSALGFAMWGEDDHADFTLRLTTK comes from the coding sequence ATGTCGCAGCCGCCCTTCGGTCACCAGCCGCCCCAGCCCGGTTACGGGCAGCAGCCGCCTCCGGGCTACGGCCAGCAGCCCCCGCCGCCCCCGGGGTACGGGCAGCAGCACCCGGGCTACGGCGCCCCCAGCGGGCAGCCGGCCTACGGCCAGCCCTTCCAGCAGACTCCCGGCGGTCAGCCGCAGCAGCCCGGCCAGTGGGGTCACCAGCCGCCCCCACAGCAGCAGCAGGGCGGCTCGAAGGCGCTCAAGTGGGGCGCCTTCGGCGCTGCCGGTGTCGTCGCCCTCGGTGTCGTCACGGGCGGTGCGGTCCTCGCCTACAACAAGATCGGTGGCGGTGGGGCGCAGCCCGAGGCCGCACTACCGGCCAGTGCCATCGCCTTCGCGAAGGTCGACCTCGACCCCTCCGCGGACCAGAAGGTCGACGCCTTCCGCTTCGCCCGCAAGTTCCCCGGCATGCGCGACAGCCTCGACGGCGTCGACGAGAACGGCGACCTGCGCAAGGAGATCTTCGACGCGATCAAGGAGGACGGCGGCCTCGAGGGCGTCGACTACGCGCAGGACGTCGAGCCCTGGCTCGGCCAGCGCTTCGGCGTCGCGATCCTGCCGCCGGCGGACGGCGCCCAGGAGCCCGGTGTCGTCGTCGCGCTCGCGAGCACCGACGAGGACGCCGCGAAGCAGGGCCTGTCCAAGGTCACCGGCAGCGAGGGCGGCTACTGCTCCGTCCAGCCCGACTTCGCCATCTGCGGCGAGGAGCAGAGCGTCGTCGACAAGGCGGTCAACGACGCGAAGGGGAGCGCGCTCGCCGACAGCGACACCTTCAGCCAGGACATGGACGACCTCGGTGAGGACGGCATGGTGACCGGCTGGATGGACATGTCCAAGGCGGGCGACATCACCCAGAGCACGCTCGGTGCCTCCGCCCAGACGACCCAGCAGGGCCGGCTGGCGACCGCGCTGCGCTTCGACGGGCCGACGCTCGAGCTCGCCGGCCGGATGAACGGTCTGCCCGCGGGCAGCGTCCCCAACGGCGACGGCACCTCGGTCGGCGACCTGCCGGCGGACACCCTCGGCGCCGTGGCCGTGACCGGCCTCGACGACGCGCTGCGCAAGGCCTGGCCCGAGATCGACAAGAACGCCCGCACCGCCCTCGGCGATGACTGGCAGAGCGGCATCGACTCCTTCACGAGCGAGACCGGCCTGTCCGTGCCCGAGGACGTCGCCAAGGCGGTCGGCTCCGACACGGCCGTCGCCGTCGGCCCCAACGCCGACGAACCGAAGGTCGCGCTGGTCACCAACGGCGACAAGGGCCTGATCGACAAGCTCACCGGCTCGATGACCTCGAGCACCGGGGACGCGCCCCCGGTGACGGTCAAGGACGCCGGCGACGGCCGCACGGTCGTCGCGACGCCAGCGGGCTACGCCGACGAGATCGCGAACGGCTCGGGCCTGGGCGACAGCGACGCCTTCAAGGACGCCGTGCCCGACGCCGACAAGGCCGGCTCGGTCGCCTACGTCGACATCAGCAAGGCCGTCGAGCTGTGGGGCGGTGACATGGACGCCGAGGACAAGGAGAACATCGAGCCGCTCTCGGCCCTCGGTTTCGCGATGTGGGGCGAGGACGACCACGCCGACTTCACCCTGCGGCTGACGACCAAGTGA
- the rplI gene encoding 50S ribosomal protein L9, translating to MKVILTHEVSGLGTAGDIVDVKPGYARNFLYRRGLATAWTKGAQKQVEAIASGRAARAVKSLEEAQSIKGNLEAQQVTISAHAGDSGRLFGAVTSREVAEAVKAGGGPELDRRTIEIPTPIKSVGPAEALVRLHPEVQAKVALDVVAG from the coding sequence ATGAAGGTCATCCTCACCCACGAGGTCTCCGGCCTCGGTACCGCCGGCGACATCGTCGACGTCAAGCCGGGCTACGCCCGCAACTTCCTCTACCGCCGTGGCCTGGCCACCGCGTGGACCAAGGGTGCGCAGAAGCAGGTCGAGGCGATCGCCTCCGGCCGTGCCGCGCGCGCCGTGAAGTCGCTGGAGGAGGCGCAGTCGATCAAGGGCAACCTCGAGGCCCAGCAGGTCACGATCAGCGCCCACGCCGGTGACTCCGGTCGCCTCTTCGGCGCCGTGACCAGCCGCGAGGTCGCCGAGGCCGTCAAGGCCGGCGGTGGTCCCGAGCTCGACCGTCGCACGATCGAGATCCCGACCCCGATCAAGTCGGTCGGCCCGGCCGAGGCCCTGGTGCGTCTGCACCCGGAGGTCCAGGCCAAGGTCGCGCTCGACGTCGTCGCCGGCTGA
- a CDS encoding transglycosylase domain-containing protein encodes MARSPRTRAEARSRRSTRRRRGRRGIVRKLLLALVALIALGIVGVVVAYMLTDIPKPNDRAVSQASVLYYSDGKTEMDRIATVNRESVEITQVPDGVQHAFIAAEDRTFYDNRGISPKGIFRAISGAVAGEDRGGGSTITQQYVKNYFLTQDRSLERKAREILISVKIDGELSKDEILANYLNTIYFGRGADGIQTASKAYFGKDVSKLTPSEGALLASVIRGPSLYDPALGETQTAAAKERWAYVLDGMVAEGWMTPAERSKQKFPKTIAPKQRSEAASDDIGFITEEVRQELRSRLDLTDADIDRGGFKIVTTIDKDAQESAAAAVKKSRPTGEGTSDLHIGLASIEPGDGAIRAMYGGSRFGTGRYGYFNSAVDGKMQAGSTMKPFTMIAALRKGIPLSTTYSGASPYFNRAFIYDGASATDIQRQGGIVNFGNTSYGPVNMRTATQKSINTYYGQLNLAVTPKSTAESAKDAGVVAYDGDKRTSLSTGPGNVFGTDAVRVIDMANAYATIAAEGRRATPYYISSVKSTGDQHDLDYKVKKDVRRAFPQDVARDTIQAMSLVNQPGGTGYPTVADLGRPVGGKTGTTSNNYAAWFDGFTPGQLATAVGMYKGDGRLVEKNQLKNLGGFAEVTGGTIPARIWTDYMIGALEGEPVESLPPAGNVTFRPQTSRPTDAPAPITTTQTPVPQPTTTRSTTQEPTSTSSSSTRSSTSTTKSSSTTKSSTTSSTTRSTTSSSTTRPTTTRPTTTAPSPTSTSEPSPTSTRQTPTLPRPSLTPGGSGSAGQGD; translated from the coding sequence ATGGCCAGGTCCCCCCGCACGCGCGCCGAGGCGCGCTCGCGACGCAGCACCCGGCGTCGTCGTGGTCGCCGGGGCATCGTGCGCAAGCTCCTGCTGGCGCTCGTCGCGCTCATCGCGCTCGGCATCGTCGGGGTCGTCGTGGCCTACATGCTCACCGACATCCCCAAGCCCAACGACCGCGCCGTCTCGCAGGCCTCCGTCCTCTACTACTCCGACGGCAAGACCGAGATGGATCGCATCGCGACGGTCAACCGCGAGTCGGTGGAGATCACGCAGGTGCCCGACGGGGTGCAGCACGCCTTCATCGCCGCCGAGGACCGCACCTTCTACGACAACCGCGGCATCTCGCCCAAGGGGATCTTCCGGGCGATCTCCGGTGCGGTCGCCGGCGAGGACCGGGGTGGCGGCTCGACCATCACCCAGCAGTACGTGAAGAACTACTTCCTCACCCAGGACCGCAGCCTCGAGCGCAAGGCCCGCGAGATCCTCATCTCGGTGAAGATCGACGGCGAGCTGAGCAAGGACGAGATCCTCGCCAACTACCTCAACACCATCTACTTCGGTCGCGGCGCTGACGGCATCCAGACCGCCTCCAAGGCCTACTTCGGCAAGGACGTCAGCAAGCTGACGCCGTCGGAGGGCGCCCTGCTGGCGAGCGTCATCCGCGGACCCTCCCTCTACGACCCGGCGCTCGGCGAGACCCAGACCGCGGCCGCCAAGGAGCGGTGGGCCTATGTCCTCGACGGCATGGTCGCCGAGGGGTGGATGACCCCGGCCGAGCGGTCGAAGCAGAAGTTCCCCAAGACCATCGCCCCCAAGCAGCGCTCGGAGGCGGCCTCCGACGACATCGGCTTCATCACCGAGGAGGTCCGGCAGGAGCTGCGCAGCCGGCTCGACCTCACCGATGCCGACATCGACCGCGGGGGCTTCAAGATCGTCACGACGATCGACAAGGACGCCCAGGAGTCCGCGGCTGCCGCGGTGAAGAAGTCGCGCCCGACGGGTGAGGGCACCTCCGACCTGCACATCGGCCTGGCCTCGATCGAGCCGGGTGACGGCGCGATCCGGGCGATGTACGGCGGCTCGCGCTTCGGCACCGGCCGCTACGGCTACTTCAACTCCGCCGTCGACGGCAAGATGCAGGCCGGCTCGACGATGAAGCCCTTCACGATGATCGCGGCACTGCGCAAGGGGATCCCGCTCTCGACGACCTACAGCGGAGCCAGCCCCTACTTCAACCGTGCCTTCATCTACGACGGGGCGAGCGCGACCGACATCCAGCGCCAGGGCGGCATCGTCAACTTCGGCAACACCTCCTACGGCCCGGTCAACATGCGCACCGCGACCCAGAAGTCGATCAACACCTACTACGGCCAGCTCAACCTCGCCGTGACGCCGAAGTCGACCGCCGAGTCGGCCAAGGACGCCGGTGTCGTCGCCTACGACGGGGACAAGCGCACCTCCCTGTCGACCGGGCCCGGCAACGTCTTCGGCACCGACGCGGTGCGGGTCATCGACATGGCCAATGCCTACGCGACGATCGCCGCCGAGGGCCGCCGGGCCACGCCGTACTACATCTCCTCGGTGAAGAGCACCGGCGACCAGCACGACCTCGACTACAAGGTGAAGAAGGACGTGCGCCGCGCCTTCCCCCAGGACGTCGCCCGCGACACCATCCAGGCGATGAGCCTGGTCAACCAGCCCGGCGGCACCGGGTACCCGACGGTCGCCGACCTCGGCCGCCCCGTCGGCGGCAAGACGGGCACGACGTCCAACAACTACGCGGCGTGGTTCGACGGCTTCACCCCGGGGCAGCTCGCGACCGCCGTCGGCATGTACAAGGGCGACGGCCGGCTGGTCGAGAAGAACCAGCTGAAGAACCTCGGCGGCTTCGCCGAGGTCACCGGCGGCACGATCCCGGCGCGGATCTGGACCGACTACATGATCGGCGCGCTCGAGGGCGAGCCGGTCGAGAGCCTGCCGCCGGCCGGCAATGTCACCTTCCGCCCGCAGACGAGCCGTCCGACCGACGCCCCGGCGCCGATCACGACGACCCAGACGCCGGTGCCGCAGCCGACGACGACGCGCTCGACAACCCAGGAGCCGACCTCGACGTCGAGCAGCTCGACCCGCTCGAGCACCTCGACGACGAAGAGCTCCTCGACGACGAAGAGCAGCACCACGTCGTCGACGACCCGCTCGACGACCAGCTCTTCGACGACCCGCCCGACGACGACCCGCCCGACGACGACGGCGCCGTCGCCCACCTCGACGAGCGAGCCGTCGCCGACCTCGACGCGTCAGACCCCGACCCTCCCGAGGCCGAGCCTCACCCCCGGCGGCAGCGGCTCGGCCGGGCAGGGCGACTAG
- a CDS encoding single-stranded DNA-binding protein, whose product MAGETPITVIGNLTADPELRFTPSGAAVANFTVASTPRTFDRQTNEWKDAETLFMRCSVWREAAENVAESLTRGTRVVVTGRLVSRSWEDKETGQKRSVMEMQVDEVGPSLRYATAKVTKTQRGGGGGQGGGSWGGGGGQQGGSGGGFGGQQDDPWATGGSQGGGQQGGGSWGGGQQAPAQGAPQGGGQAGGGWGNAPSYDEPPF is encoded by the coding sequence ATGGCAGGCGAGACCCCCATCACCGTTATCGGCAACCTCACGGCTGACCCGGAGCTCCGGTTCACCCCGAGCGGCGCGGCCGTGGCCAACTTCACCGTGGCCTCGACCCCGCGCACCTTCGACCGTCAGACGAACGAGTGGAAGGACGCGGAGACGCTCTTCATGCGCTGCTCCGTGTGGCGCGAGGCTGCTGAGAACGTGGCGGAGTCCCTCACCCGTGGCACCCGCGTCGTCGTCACCGGTCGCCTCGTCTCCCGCTCGTGGGAGGACAAGGAGACCGGGCAGAAGCGCTCCGTCATGGAGATGCAGGTCGACGAGGTCGGCCCGTCGCTGCGCTACGCCACCGCCAAGGTGACGAAGACCCAGCGCGGCGGTGGCGGCGGCCAGGGCGGCGGCTCCTGGGGCGGCGGCGGTGGCCAGCAGGGTGGTTCCGGTGGCGGCTTCGGCGGCCAGCAGGACGACCCGTGGGCGACCGGCGGCAGCCAGGGTGGCGGCCAGCAGGGTGGCGGCTCGTGGGGCGGTGGCCAGCAGGCCCCGGCCCAGGGCGCTCCCCAGGGTGGCGGCCAGGCCGGCGGTGGCTGGGGCAACGCCCCGAGCTACGACGAGCCCCCCTTCTGA
- the rpsR gene encoding 30S ribosomal protein S18 has protein sequence MAKPVVRKPKKKANPLKAAKVENIDYKDANLLRKFISDRGKIRARRVTGVSVQEQRRIATAVKNAREMALLPYSSSNR, from the coding sequence ATGGCCAAGCCCGTAGTGCGCAAGCCCAAGAAGAAGGCCAACCCGCTCAAGGCGGCGAAGGTCGAGAACATCGACTACAAGGACGCGAACCTGCTGCGCAAGTTCATCTCCGACCGCGGGAAGATCCGTGCGCGTCGCGTCACCGGCGTCTCCGTCCAGGAGCAGCGTCGCATCGCGACCGCCGTCAAGAACGCCCGGGAGATGGCCCTGCTGCCCTACTCCTCGTCCAACCGCTGA
- a CDS encoding discoidin domain-containing protein translates to MTRPQRRRRGRVTPFVLLVLVALLGMSATGAGADPTPWYEQSNPLAEDSEVGVSGAPATGTGPKGEVRGLIDAHTHLMSDEGFGGDIVCGKTFSELGIEDALTDCHSHGTDGRTGLIENVTNLEGKGPFDPHDTDLYPTFTDAPKWSSLTHQQMYYRWVERAWRAGQRVMVADTVNNSVLCSLPTQVNTSSCNDMDVVRRQVKKTKELEAFIDARHGGPGKGWFRIAYTADEARQYIEQGKMAVILGMEVSAPFGCGMTLGVSHCTKAKIDAGLDEVKGLGIRSMYLCHKFDNALCGVRFDPGTQGIVVNVGNFLSTGQWWQVERCPTDLHDNTVEGGVIPPKVAELVPGQVLPIYPEGPHCNRQGLTALGEYALRGMMDRGLLVELDHQSVKAAKRTMEVLESEGYPGVISSHSWMDKHFTERIYRLGGFITQYGHGADAFVEEGAADRPVRQKYDVGYGFGMDMNGFGGTPPPRADAAERPLVYPFAPLTGRGTVERQVTGERTWDYNRDGVAHYGMVPDWVADMRSNHGEPGQQVVEDLLRGPESYLRTWSATADWQQGADLTKGAVATASSTEWTLTGRLRPGSAIDDDRSTRWASRWGDDAWWSVDLGTPRLVRTVTLDWERAHARDYRLQVSLDGAAWRTVETVRGSDGGLDHLAIPATSARHVRVVTDERATQYGISLHEVKIGS, encoded by the coding sequence ATGACCAGACCGCAGCGCCGTCGCCGGGGGCGAGTGACCCCCTTCGTCCTGCTCGTGCTCGTGGCCCTGCTCGGGATGAGCGCCACGGGAGCCGGGGCCGACCCGACCCCGTGGTACGAGCAGAGCAACCCGCTCGCCGAGGACTCCGAGGTGGGCGTGAGCGGCGCGCCGGCCACCGGCACCGGGCCGAAGGGAGAGGTGCGTGGCCTCATCGACGCCCACACCCACCTGATGTCCGACGAGGGCTTCGGCGGCGACATCGTCTGCGGCAAGACCTTCAGCGAGCTGGGCATCGAGGACGCCCTGACCGACTGCCACAGCCACGGAACCGACGGGCGGACCGGCCTGATCGAGAACGTGACGAACCTCGAGGGCAAGGGGCCCTTCGACCCGCACGACACCGATCTCTACCCGACCTTCACCGATGCCCCGAAGTGGTCCTCGCTCACCCACCAGCAGATGTACTACCGCTGGGTCGAGCGCGCCTGGCGGGCCGGGCAGCGGGTCATGGTCGCCGACACGGTCAACAACTCGGTCCTGTGCTCGCTGCCGACGCAGGTCAACACGAGCTCGTGCAACGACATGGACGTCGTGCGCCGTCAGGTGAAGAAGACCAAGGAGCTCGAGGCCTTCATCGACGCCCGGCACGGCGGGCCCGGCAAGGGCTGGTTCCGCATCGCCTACACGGCCGACGAGGCCCGGCAGTACATCGAGCAGGGCAAGATGGCGGTGATCCTCGGGATGGAGGTGTCGGCCCCCTTCGGCTGCGGCATGACGCTCGGCGTCTCGCACTGCACGAAGGCGAAGATCGACGCCGGCCTCGACGAGGTCAAGGGCCTGGGGATCCGCTCGATGTACCTGTGCCACAAGTTCGACAACGCGTTGTGCGGGGTGCGCTTCGACCCCGGCACCCAGGGCATCGTCGTCAACGTCGGCAACTTCCTGTCCACGGGGCAGTGGTGGCAGGTCGAGCGCTGCCCCACCGACCTGCACGACAACACCGTCGAGGGCGGGGTCATCCCGCCCAAGGTCGCCGAGCTCGTCCCCGGTCAGGTGCTGCCGATCTACCCGGAGGGGCCGCACTGCAACCGGCAGGGTCTGACCGCGCTCGGTGAGTACGCCCTGCGCGGGATGATGGACCGCGGCCTGCTCGTCGAGCTCGACCACCAGAGCGTGAAGGCGGCCAAGCGGACCATGGAGGTCCTCGAGTCCGAGGGCTATCCGGGCGTCATCTCGAGCCACTCGTGGATGGACAAGCACTTCACCGAGCGGATCTACCGGCTCGGCGGCTTCATCACCCAGTACGGCCACGGCGCCGACGCCTTCGTCGAGGAGGGTGCCGCGGACCGGCCGGTGCGGCAGAAGTACGACGTCGGCTACGGCTTCGGCATGGACATGAACGGCTTCGGCGGGACCCCGCCGCCGCGTGCCGATGCGGCCGAGCGCCCGCTCGTCTACCCCTTCGCGCCGCTCACCGGCCGGGGCACCGTCGAGCGTCAGGTGACCGGCGAGCGCACGTGGGACTACAACCGCGACGGGGTGGCCCACTACGGGATGGTCCCCGACTGGGTGGCCGACATGCGCAGCAACCACGGCGAGCCCGGGCAGCAGGTCGTCGAGGACCTGCTCCGCGGCCCGGAGTCCTATCTGCGCACCTGGTCGGCGACGGCCGACTGGCAGCAGGGCGCCGACCTGACGAAGGGAGCGGTCGCCACCGCGAGCAGCACGGAGTGGACGCTCACCGGCCGGCTGCGCCCGGGCAGTGCCATCGACGACGACCGCTCGACCCGCTGGGCCAGCCGGTGGGGTGACGACGCGTGGTGGTCGGTCGACCTGGGCACCCCGCGCCTCGTGCGGACCGTGACGCTCGACTGGGAGCGCGCCCACGCCAGGGACTACCGGCTCCAGGTGAGCCTCGACGGCGCTGCCTGGCGCACCGTCGAGACGGTCCGCGGCAGCGACGGCGGCCTCGACCACCTGGCGATCCCGGCAACCTCCGCCCGGCACGTGCGGGTCGTCACGGACGAGCGGGCGACGCAGTACGGCATCTCCCTGCACGAGGTGAAGATCGGCAGCTGA
- the rpsF gene encoding 30S ribosomal protein S6 produces MRQYELMVIFDPETDERAVQPLFDKFLTVVTKDGGSVDKIDHWGRRRLAYEINKKAEGLYAVANLTCTPATSKELDRQLGLSEQVLRTKLMRVDA; encoded by the coding sequence ATGCGTCAGTACGAGCTCATGGTCATCTTCGACCCCGAGACCGACGAGCGGGCCGTCCAGCCCCTGTTCGACAAGTTCCTCACCGTCGTCACCAAGGACGGCGGCAGCGTGGACAAGATCGACCACTGGGGTCGTCGTCGTCTCGCGTACGAGATCAACAAGAAGGCCGAGGGCCTCTACGCCGTCGCCAACCTGACCTGCACGCCGGCCACGAGCAAGGAGCTCGACCGTCAGCTGGGTCTCTCCGAGCAGGTCCTGCGGACCAAGCTCATGCGCGTCGACGCCTGA
- a CDS encoding MATE family efflux transporter, with translation MTSPDPAPTVGPREILALAVPAFVALVAEPLFLMVDAAVVGRLGVVPLAGLGAASSVLLTAAGVFVFLAYGTTSVVARQLGAGSRRGAIEVGVGGVWLAAGLGLLAALVVGLGARPLAAAFGSSPAALDEAVTYLRVSALGLPAMLLVLAATGILRGLQDTRTPLAVSAVGFGANAVLSVGLVLGLGMGIAGAAWGTVLAQWGMALALLAVVLRQGRGAGASLRPHVGRVLGAALDGAPLLVRTLALRAIILLTVATAAGFGDVPLAAYQVTTTIWSLLVFALDALAIAGQALTGAQLGSGDARGAREATALMVRWGVWGGVLLGVGLLALHRVLPALFTDDPAVRSAIAAGLVVIALGQPLAGYVFVVDGVLIGAGDGRWLATSMTLVLLAYVPIVLVTRALGAGHGPEAAVVALWLAFTAFMLVRGGFMAWRVRGDAWAVTGATR, from the coding sequence GTGACCTCCCCCGATCCGGCTCCCACCGTCGGGCCGCGCGAGATCCTCGCGCTGGCCGTGCCGGCCTTCGTGGCCCTCGTCGCCGAGCCGCTCTTCCTCATGGTCGACGCGGCGGTCGTCGGTCGGCTCGGCGTCGTGCCGCTCGCCGGGCTCGGCGCCGCGAGCTCCGTGCTCCTCACGGCCGCAGGGGTCTTCGTCTTCCTCGCCTACGGCACGACGAGCGTCGTCGCCCGCCAGCTCGGCGCCGGCTCCCGGCGCGGAGCCATCGAGGTCGGGGTCGGCGGTGTCTGGCTCGCGGCCGGCCTCGGGCTGCTCGCGGCCCTCGTCGTCGGGCTCGGCGCCCGCCCCCTCGCCGCGGCCTTCGGCTCGTCACCGGCCGCGCTCGACGAGGCGGTGACCTACCTGCGGGTGAGCGCGCTCGGGCTGCCCGCCATGCTGCTCGTGCTCGCGGCCACCGGCATCCTGCGCGGGCTGCAGGACACCCGCACCCCGCTCGCCGTCTCCGCGGTCGGCTTCGGCGCCAACGCCGTGCTCTCGGTCGGCCTCGTCCTCGGCCTCGGCATGGGCATCGCGGGCGCCGCCTGGGGCACCGTCCTCGCCCAGTGGGGCATGGCCCTGGCCCTGCTCGCGGTCGTCCTGCGGCAGGGACGAGGTGCCGGGGCCTCCCTTCGTCCGCATGTGGGGCGGGTCCTCGGCGCCGCCCTCGACGGGGCGCCCCTGCTCGTGCGCACCCTCGCGCTGCGCGCGATCATCCTGCTCACCGTCGCCACGGCCGCCGGCTTCGGCGACGTCCCGCTCGCGGCCTATCAGGTGACGACGACGATCTGGTCGCTGCTCGTCTTCGCCCTCGACGCCCTGGCGATCGCCGGGCAGGCCCTCACCGGGGCGCAGCTCGGCAGCGGTGACGCGCGCGGCGCCCGCGAGGCGACCGCCCTCATGGTCCGCTGGGGCGTGTGGGGCGGGGTGCTGCTCGGCGTCGGGCTGCTCGCGCTGCACCGGGTGCTGCCGGCGCTCTTCACCGACGACCCGGCCGTGCGCAGCGCGATCGCCGCCGGCCTCGTCGTCATCGCGCTCGGGCAGCCGCTCGCCGGTTACGTCTTCGTCGTCGACGGGGTGCTCATCGGCGCCGGCGACGGGCGCTGGCTGGCGACGTCGATGACTCTCGTGCTGCTCGCCTACGTGCCGATCGTGCTCGTGACCCGCGCGCTGGGAGCCGGCCACGGGCCCGAGGCGGCGGTCGTCGCGCTGTGGCTCGCCTTCACGGCCTTCATGCTCGTGCGGGGCGGGTTCATGGCCTGGCGGGTCCGCGGCGATGCGTGGGCCGTCACCGGGGCGACCCGCTAG
- a CDS encoding OmpA family protein, whose protein sequence is MTTCTRGRALVAATLVAPFVLAGASSAGAADDEPLTIDNLPTLSDSEINKHRSPIDVPDVQAIDVPDIDPFEPEVTSSGGSTVVTLDTDVLFEFAEAELGESAQEAVVEAVADIPDGAQVAVVGHTDSVGSDADNLTLSKERARAVADVIEDERDDLELDVSGKGEKDPVAANDKGGEDNPDGREKNRRVEIRYRG, encoded by the coding sequence ATGACGACCTGCACCCGAGGTCGTGCCCTCGTCGCCGCAACGCTCGTCGCCCCCTTCGTCCTCGCCGGGGCCTCCTCCGCCGGCGCGGCCGACGACGAGCCGCTGACGATCGACAACCTGCCAACCCTCTCCGACAGCGAGATCAACAAGCACCGCAGCCCGATCGACGTCCCCGACGTGCAGGCGATCGACGTGCCGGACATCGACCCCTTCGAGCCCGAGGTGACGTCCTCGGGTGGCAGCACGGTCGTCACCCTCGACACCGACGTGCTCTTCGAGTTCGCCGAGGCCGAGCTCGGCGAGAGCGCCCAGGAGGCCGTCGTGGAGGCGGTCGCGGACATCCCCGACGGTGCGCAGGTCGCCGTCGTCGGCCACACCGACTCGGTGGGATCCGACGCGGACAACCTCACGCTGTCCAAGGAGCGCGCCCGAGCGGTCGCCGACGTCATCGAGGACGAGCGGGACGACCTCGAGCTCGACGTCAGTGGCAAGGGGGAGAAGGACCCGGTCGCGGCCAACGACAAGGGCGGCGAGGACAACCCGGACGGCCGGGAGAAGAACCGCCGCGTGGAGATCCGCTACCGGGGCTGA
- a CDS encoding PadR family transcriptional regulator, whose product MRRREMLEFAVLGLLHESPLHGYELRRRLNTRLGAFRALSFGTLYPCLASLQGQDLVSVDHDAARASGTRRQRITYTITDAGREAFATIAGRTDPSSWADDAFDVRLAFFTRTEREVRLRILEGRRARLAEQLSAMRDGERLERLDPWTAALHSHGEDAIERAVSWLDELIDAERRTPQVRPGSLSDPAHPAFNPPPIKENP is encoded by the coding sequence GTGCGCCGTCGCGAGATGCTCGAGTTCGCCGTGCTCGGCCTGCTCCACGAGAGCCCACTGCACGGCTACGAGCTGCGTCGCCGGCTCAACACCCGGCTCGGTGCCTTCCGGGCGCTCTCCTTCGGCACCCTCTACCCCTGCCTGGCGAGCCTGCAGGGGCAGGACCTGGTCAGCGTCGACCACGACGCGGCCCGCGCGTCCGGCACCCGCCGGCAGCGCATCACCTACACGATCACCGACGCAGGCCGGGAGGCCTTCGCCACGATCGCCGGGCGCACCGACCCGAGCAGCTGGGCGGACGACGCCTTCGACGTGCGCCTGGCCTTCTTCACCCGGACCGAGCGCGAGGTGCGCCTGCGCATCCTCGAGGGTCGCCGTGCCCGGCTCGCCGAGCAGCTGAGCGCCATGCGCGACGGCGAGCGCCTCGAGCGCCTCGACCCGTGGACGGCCGCCCTCCACAGCCACGGGGAGGACGCCATCGAGCGCGCCGTCTCGTGGCTCGACGAGCTCATCGACGCCGAGCGACGCACCCCCCAGGTGCGGCCGGGCTCGCTGAGCGACCCCGCACATCCCGCCTTCAACCCGCCCCCCATCAAGGAGAACCCATGA